One Sulfitobacter sp. M39 genomic window, GGGTGCCGTTGCCAACGGTGCGGAAGGCGATTTGCAGACCGGATTGCCCGGCGCGGATCAGCGGTGGCGAATCCGACCCGACGAACCGTTCGGCAAAATCGCCCACTTCGTCATTCCAGCTGCCCTCGATATAGACGCCGCTTAGCACCGTACCCAACCCCGAGATCCCCTGCGCCGAAACCTCGGGCTGGACGATCCAGAAGGACGCGCTGGCGTCGATAAAGGGGGCCACATTCTTGTCCACGCGGATCGACGCGACGACCTTGCCCAGACCGGTGGTAAAGCCGACTTCCTCGACCCGGCCAACGGTCACGTCACGGTAACGCAATTCGGTCTCGCCCGCCTTGATGCCGGCCCCTTTGTCAAATTCGACAAAAATCACCGGACCGCGGGAATTATAGCTGCTGAACGCAACGCCCAAAGCCGCAACCAACGCCAGGATCGGAATGATCCAGACGATCGACGCGCTGCTCAGGAACAGTTTGCGCGCGGATTTAACCTTAACCTCGGGTGGCGTGTCAGACATGTTGATCGGGGTCCCCATCGAAAGCATTCGTGTCCCAGATCAGTCTGGAGTCAAAGGCCTGTGCAGAAAGCATGGTAAAAATGACCGACAAGGCGAAAAACATGCTCGCAGGGCCGGGGTTAATGGTCGCAAGGGTTTTGAGTTGCACCAGCGACGAGAGGATCGCAACCACAAAGATATCGATCATAGACCAGCGGCCGATATACTCGACAATTTCATACATCACATGGCGCGACCGATGTGCCGCGGCATTCCGCGTCTTAACACTGACTGCCAGATAGGCGATTGCCCAGAACTTGGCCAGCGGGATCGCGACCGACGCGAGCAGGATGATAAAGGCAATACCGTAAGAGCCGTGATGCGCCAGTTCGACCGCACCGCCGACGATGGTGCTTTCATCCACCTGAAACAGGGTCCGCGTTTTCAGCATCGGGTACATATTGGCGGGGATATAGCACATCAGCCCCACAACCCAGAACGCCCAGACCCGCTGCATACTGCCAAAGTCGCGCGACAGCATCTTGTGGCCGCAGCGTTGGCAGACAGGCGTGCCGATAGGCCACGCACGGGTACACCGTGTGCAGGCCACCAACCCCATTTCGCGGGCGCTTAGGATTTTTTGGGATTTTCCAGCGAATTCCATACCGACCATTTACACATGAATTTGTCCTGCGCCACAATCAGAACAACCAAACCACAAAACATCCAGAAAGCTGGCCCAAACCCCACAGTTGCCAGATCGGCAATCTTCACCAGCGCCACGGCACAGCCAAGCGCGAAAATCTCGGCCATCGACCAGGGTTGCAACGCTTGCGACAGGCGGAACGCCTGCATCGCGTGGCGTGCGGGCGGCAGGTCCAGCACGATGGGCACCAGCACATAAAGCGTCAGCATCACCCGCGCCAAGGGCACCAGCATGATCAAGGCAGCCGTCGCCAGCGACAGCAGCAAAAGCGGCCCGCTGGAAAACGCCAGCGCCGCGTCCATCACAGAGACAGAGTTCTTGTTGCCCGCCGCATCAATATCCAGAAACGGAAAGAACGTCGCGCCAAGGATCAGAACAAAGGTGGCAATGGCGATGGCAATGATCTTCAGCCCCGCCTTTTTGCGCGGCTCGATCAACACCGTGTGGCACCGCTCGCACACCGCCTTCTCGCCGACCTTGGGCACCTTGAGGTGATACACGGCGTCGCATTGGGGGCAGACGATAATCTCCTCCAGATTGACGGATGGTGCAGGGTCGACGGTGTCTTTCATCCCCTTGGTATAAAGGAGATCACAAACCGTGTGTATCGAATTCTAGACACGAAAAGTTCATTCTCGGCATCGGCGGAATCCCGTCAATGCAGGTTCCAGCGCTGGAACATTCGCGCGGTGTCTTTGTTGTGTCGGTGAAGATAGCGAACATGAAAGGAGCTTTCTAATGACACAGATCACAGACGCGAAAATTCTGATCCTATCCACCAATGGTTTCGAGC contains:
- a CDS encoding paraquat-inducible protein A gives rise to the protein MGLVACTRCTRAWPIGTPVCQRCGHKMLSRDFGSMQRVWAFWVVGLMCYIPANMYPMLKTRTLFQVDESTIVGGAVELAHHGSYGIAFIILLASVAIPLAKFWAIAYLAVSVKTRNAAAHRSRHVMYEIVEYIGRWSMIDIFVVAILSSLVQLKTLATINPGPASMFFALSVIFTMLSAQAFDSRLIWDTNAFDGDPDQHV
- a CDS encoding paraquat-inducible protein A, whose amino-acid sequence is MKDTVDPAPSVNLEEIIVCPQCDAVYHLKVPKVGEKAVCERCHTVLIEPRKKAGLKIIAIAIATFVLILGATFFPFLDIDAAGNKNSVSVMDAALAFSSGPLLLLSLATAALIMLVPLARVMLTLYVLVPIVLDLPPARHAMQAFRLSQALQPWSMAEIFALGCAVALVKIADLATVGFGPAFWMFCGLVVLIVAQDKFMCKWSVWNSLENPKKS